A single region of the Fimbriimonadaceae bacterium genome encodes:
- a CDS encoding DUF370 domain-containing protein produces MPLPPVINVGFYNYVLTDKIVALVSSESAPMRRLVQSLRKSGNLIDATQGRRTKSIIFTTGDAVVLSAISQETLAKRLSTGEAALDEE; encoded by the coding sequence ATGCCCCTTCCGCCCGTTATTAACGTAGGGTTTTACAACTACGTGCTTACCGATAAGATCGTTGCCCTCGTGAGCAGCGAATCGGCACCTATGCGAAGGCTTGTCCAGTCGCTTAGGAAGTCGGGCAATCTCATCGACGCCACTCAAGGAAGACGCACAAAGTCGATCATTTTTACAACTGGAGACGCGGTTGTACTCTCGGCGATTTCTCAGGAGACGCTCGCAAAACGCTTGAGCACCGGGGAGGCCGCACTTGACGAAGAGTAA
- a CDS encoding rod shape-determining protein gives MSHRFTRDIGIDLGTANTLVHVAGQGIVLREPSVVAINKDTGEVLAVGEEAKRMLGRTPANIVAIRPLKDGVIADYDQTEKMLRDLIGKVSRRFVLQQTVVVGIPSGVTEVERRAVIQASERAGATRAYVIEEPMAAAIGAGLPVEEPIGSMIVDIGGGTTEVAVISLAGIVHSRSIRIAGDEIDEAISSYVRRAYNLFIGDRTSEQVKLEIGSAFPLEQEMQVTIKGRDLVTGLPKSAVITSEEVRMAIAEPLNQIVEAVKLTLEATPPELAADAMNTGIVLAGGGALLRGIERLINQETGMPVLIARDPLSCVALGTGMVVEALHENPQIRRMLEKSSKL, from the coding sequence ATCAGCCATCGGTTTACCCGTGACATCGGCATTGATCTGGGTACTGCGAACACCCTTGTCCACGTGGCAGGTCAGGGCATTGTTCTCCGCGAGCCCAGTGTCGTTGCTATCAACAAGGACACTGGAGAGGTCTTAGCAGTTGGCGAAGAGGCCAAGCGGATGCTCGGACGGACCCCGGCGAATATCGTCGCGATTCGCCCCCTGAAAGACGGTGTCATTGCCGACTACGATCAGACCGAGAAGATGCTGCGTGACCTTATCGGCAAGGTCTCCCGACGTTTTGTATTGCAGCAAACCGTCGTGGTTGGCATCCCCAGCGGCGTCACCGAAGTCGAGCGCCGTGCCGTTATCCAGGCTAGCGAGCGAGCAGGCGCAACTCGGGCCTATGTCATCGAAGAGCCGATGGCGGCGGCGATTGGAGCGGGATTGCCCGTCGAAGAGCCAATTGGCTCGATGATCGTCGATATTGGCGGGGGTACCACCGAGGTTGCCGTGATCTCACTTGCGGGCATTGTGCACTCTCGTTCGATCCGCATCGCCGGAGATGAGATCGACGAAGCAATCAGCTCTTACGTGCGCCGAGCCTACAACCTCTTTATCGGCGACCGGACTTCTGAGCAGGTCAAGCTCGAGATTGGCAGCGCGTTTCCGCTTGAGCAGGAGATGCAGGTCACGATCAAGGGTCGCGACCTTGTCACAGGCTTGCCTAAGAGCGCGGTCATCACGAGCGAGGAGGTGCGGATGGCAATTGCCGAGCCCCTTAATCAGATCGTTGAAGCCGTCAAACTCACCCTCGAAGCCACGCCGCCCGAACTTGCCGCCGACGCGATGAACACTGGCATCGTACTTGCGGGAGGTGGGGCGCTTCTCAGGGGCATCGAACGTCTTATCAATCAAGAAACCGGGATGCCCGTGTTGATCGCTCGCGATCCTTTAAGCTGTGTCGCGCTTGGAACAGGAATGGTTGTGGAAGCGCTGCACGAAAACCCGCAGATCCGTCGTATGCTAGAGAAGTCCTCGAAGCTGTGA
- a CDS encoding rod shape-determining protein MreC yields MKPKPYRDVIVVIVLCAVGVLLGRLQNSARNAGGLDFFTSSVQMAVRPGTIVFTSIADSVGSFFYGITHASSLTIENRRLKEIEARAAIYDEQTEYYRREIDRLRKDLSLTTFPGRTKIPTRIIGYSPYENRITLDKGTEAGIKAGLPILTPAGFVGVVQSADAKTSQALLISSRALQIGARIDRTPAVTGLLRGDSPGAMILDGIDYATTLQVGDLVMTSGFSDHIPRGIPIGRIIRIEDDEDNGSKRCIVFPNVQIGDVHEVFVIR; encoded by the coding sequence GTGAAGCCAAAACCCTATCGCGATGTGATTGTCGTCATCGTGCTTTGCGCGGTGGGAGTTTTGCTGGGTCGCCTCCAGAATTCGGCGCGCAACGCGGGAGGCCTCGATTTTTTCACTTCAAGCGTGCAAATGGCAGTTCGCCCGGGCACGATAGTGTTCACCAGCATCGCCGACAGCGTTGGAAGCTTCTTTTATGGCATCACGCATGCCTCCTCATTAACCATTGAGAACCGAAGACTCAAAGAGATCGAGGCCAGGGCTGCAATTTACGACGAGCAAACAGAGTATTACCGGCGCGAGATTGACCGTTTGCGCAAAGACCTCTCGCTCACCACTTTCCCGGGCCGAACCAAGATCCCCACGCGCATTATCGGATATTCGCCGTATGAGAACCGTATCACTCTGGACAAGGGGACGGAGGCTGGCATTAAGGCTGGTCTACCCATCCTGACTCCGGCTGGCTTCGTCGGAGTGGTGCAAAGCGCAGATGCCAAGACGAGTCAGGCCCTGCTGATCTCTTCACGCGCCCTTCAGATCGGGGCGCGCATCGACCGAACTCCGGCCGTGACAGGACTCCTGCGAGGCGACAGCCCGGGCGCTATGATTCTGGATGGCATCGACTATGCCACGACCCTACAGGTTGGCGATCTCGTGATGACTTCCGGCTTCTCGGATCACATCCCCCGAGGGATTCCTATTGGTAGGATCATTCGGATTGAGGACGACGAGGACAACGGCTCGAAGCGCTGCATCGTCTTCCCGAACGTACAAATCGGAGATGTTCATGAGGTGTTTGTCATCCGATGA